The Arachis hypogaea cultivar Tifrunner chromosome 16, arahy.Tifrunner.gnm2.J5K5, whole genome shotgun sequence genome contains a region encoding:
- the LOC112758941 gene encoding protein SLOW GREEN 1, chloroplastic, which translates to MFPLATPTVVSPTRAPMASLRHLSLNPHRSSSLSPFSLSFPPSSSTTFKFSSIRASSQNHPKPQNDDLLSRFLKTLINPILSPAFETTCIVIFATAFFFMRLRHNPVIAAPLTSPSATAETYTSADPDAPNEEKEKEIEEHLSTNASDIEALRTLMELKIRARKIDEAIGIIDRLIELEPQESEWPLLKAHMHVYNDQVDLARNVFEEILQRDPLRVEAYHGLAMTAFESKLPLNDLLKRIEAAMEQCKKQNRNSEVRDFKLLIAQIKVMEGDLDAALKAYQDLVKEEPRDFRPYLCQGIIYTLLKKKDEAEKQFNKFRRLVPKNHPYKEYFEDNMSATKFFSQKVEREGAAARS; encoded by the coding sequence ATGTTCCCACTCGCCACTCCCACTGTGGTCTCACCCACACGGGCACCCATGGCCTCTCTCCGGCACCTGTCCCTCAATCCCCACCGTTCATCGTCACTCTCTCCATTCTCCCTCTCCTTCCCTCCTTCTTCTTCAACCACCTTTAAGTTCTCATCCATTCGCGCCTCCTCCCAAAACCACCCCAAACCCCAAAACGACGATCTCCTCTCCCGTTTCCTCAAAACCCTAATAAACCCCATCCTCTCGCCAGCCTTCGAAACCACCTGCATCGTTATCTTCGCCACCGCATTCTTTTTCATGCGCCTCCGCCATAACCCCGTCATCGCCGCCCCCCTCACCTCACCCTCCGCCACCGCCGAGACCTACACCTCCGCCGACCCCGACGCCCCCAACgaggagaaagaaaaggaaatcGAGGAGCACCTCAGCACAAACGCCTCCGACATCGAAGCCCTCCGCACTCTCATGGAGCTCAAGATCAGAGCGCGCAAAATCGACGAGGCCATTGGCATCATTGACAGGCTCATCGAGCTGGAGCCTCAAGAGTCCGAGTGGCCACTCCTCAAGGCTCACATGCACGTCTACAACGATCAAGTTGACCTTGCACGCAACGTGTTCGAGGAAATTCTCCAGAGAGACCCGCTTCGCGTTGAAGCCTACCACGGCCTCGCAATGACCGCCTTTGAGTCCAAGCTTCCGTTGAATGATTTGTTGAAGAGGATTGAGGCTGCCATGGAGCAGTGCAAGAAGCAGAACAGGAATTCAGAGGTCAGGGACTTCAAGCTCTTGATCGCGCAGATAAAGGTCATGGAGGGAGACCTTGATGCGGCTCTCAAGGCTTACCAGGATCTTGTGAAGGAGGAACCAAGGGATTTCAGGCCTTATCTTTGTCAGGGTATTATATACACCTTGCTGAAGAAGAAAGACGAAGCTGAGAAGCAGTTCAACAAGTTTCGAAGGCTCGTCCCCAAGAACCATCCTTACAAGGAATATTTCGAGGACAACATGTCTGCCACCAAGTTTTTCTCGCAGAAGGTTGAGAGGGAAGGAGCTGCTGCTCGGAGCTGA